A single window of Nicotiana sylvestris chromosome 3, ASM39365v2, whole genome shotgun sequence DNA harbors:
- the LOC138887660 gene encoding uncharacterized protein, producing MTYTAAKKVSKVTVTHGKRVRHVLEEESITFDDADADGVITPHNDALVISLLVHDTNVKRVLTDPGSSVNIILLRVLNEMQAEDKIVPKAHTLSGFDNSSVVIKGEVVLTTFTEGVVKEMEMAYNIILGRPWIHEMDVVPSTLHQVIKFPSPWGICQICGDQQTSRSINSVVDSRTKNEEK from the coding sequence ATGACATATACGGCGGCCAAGAAAGTTTCAAAAGTTACAGTTACACATGGGAAGCGGGTCCGACATGTGTTGGAGGAAGAaagtattacatttgatgatgcagatgcggaTGGCGTGATAACTccacataacgatgcactggtaatatctctacttgtgcatgatactaatgtgaaacgagttttgactgatccaggtagttccgtgaacatcattttgctaagagtattaaacgagatgcaagctgaagataagaTAGTACCTAAGGCACATACTTTATCTGGCTTTGACAATTCAAGCGTCGTGATAAAAGGGGAGGTAGTACTTACAACATTCACAGAAGGAGTTGTCAAGGAGATGGAAATGGCTTATAATATAATTCTCGGAAGACCGTGGATTCACGAGATGGATGTTGTGCCGTCTaccttacatcaagttattaaattcccatcaccatggggaatatgtcaaatctGTGGGGATCAACAGACATCCAGGAGCATCAACTCTGTAGTAGATTCAAGAACAAAAAACGAAGAAAAGTAG